A portion of the Cellulophaga algicola DSM 14237 genome contains these proteins:
- the fsa gene encoding fructose-6-phosphate aldolase — protein sequence MKFFIDTANLAQIKEAQELGVLDGVTTNPSLMAKEGITGRDNILKHYVDICNIVDGDVSAEVIATDYAGMVKEGEELAELHEQIVVKLPMIKEGIKACKYFSDKGIRTNLTLVFSPGQALLAAKAGATYVSPFIGRLDDISTDGLNLIAEIRLIYDNYGYETQILAASVRHTMHVIDCAKLGADVMTGPLSSIEGLLKHPLTDIGLAKFLEDYKKGN from the coding sequence ATGAAATTTTTTATAGATACAGCAAATCTTGCTCAAATTAAAGAAGCTCAAGAATTAGGTGTTTTAGATGGTGTTACCACAAACCCATCTTTAATGGCAAAAGAAGGCATTACAGGTAGAGATAACATCCTAAAGCACTATGTAGACATTTGCAATATTGTTGATGGTGATGTTTCTGCAGAAGTAATTGCTACCGATTATGCAGGAATGGTTAAAGAAGGTGAAGAGCTTGCTGAATTACACGAACAAATCGTGGTAAAATTACCAATGATTAAAGAAGGTATTAAAGCGTGTAAGTATTTTAGCGATAAAGGGATTAGAACAAATCTAACTTTAGTATTCTCTCCTGGTCAAGCTTTATTGGCTGCAAAAGCAGGTGCTACTTATGTTTCTCCTTTCATCGGTCGTCTAGATGATATTTCTACAGATGGTTTAAACCTTATTGCAGAAATTCGTTTAATTTATGACAACTATGGTTATGAAACTCAAATTTTAGCCGCTTCTGTTAGACACACAATGCATGTTATTGATTGTGCTAAATTAGGTGCAGATGTAATGACCGGTCCTTTATCTTCTATTGAAGGTTTATTAAAGCACCCACTTACTGATATTGGCCTAGCTAAATTCTTAGAAGATTACAAAAAAGGAAACTAA
- a CDS encoding SDR family oxidoreductase, with protein sequence MEQKVVLITGGSSGIGKSIGIFLKSKGFKVYGTTRSKIKYPDFDAFDLLELDVKKEETITAAILELIKREGRIDVLVNNAGIGITGPIEETPNAEIVKAFDTNFHGPIRMIKAVLPQMRIQKSGLVINITSIAGFMGLPYRGIYSATKGALELVTEAMRMEIKDFGVQMTNLAPGDFATNIASGRYHAPVIKDSPYEKPYRTTLDAINNDVDSGGNPMQVAHKVFAIINKANPKVHYKVGDFMQKFSLLLKNILPDKVYEKLLINHYKL encoded by the coding sequence ATGGAACAAAAAGTTGTTTTAATTACTGGTGGTTCATCAGGTATAGGTAAATCTATTGGTATTTTTCTTAAGTCGAAAGGTTTTAAAGTATACGGTACTACCAGAAGTAAAATTAAATATCCTGATTTTGATGCATTTGATTTATTAGAATTAGATGTAAAAAAAGAAGAGACCATAACTGCTGCCATTTTAGAATTAATAAAACGTGAGGGTAGAATTGATGTTTTAGTAAATAATGCAGGAATAGGGATTACAGGACCTATAGAAGAAACTCCTAATGCTGAAATTGTTAAAGCATTTGACACTAATTTTCATGGCCCTATCCGAATGATAAAAGCGGTATTGCCACAAATGCGAATTCAGAAATCGGGACTTGTTATTAATATTACTTCTATTGCAGGGTTTATGGGACTGCCTTACCGCGGTATTTATTCGGCCACAAAAGGAGCTTTAGAGTTAGTAACTGAAGCCATGCGCATGGAAATTAAAGATTTTGGTGTTCAAATGACTAATTTAGCTCCAGGAGATTTTGCTACGAATATTGCTTCTGGACGTTATCATGCACCCGTAATAAAAGACTCCCCCTATGAGAAACCGTATCGCACAACTTTAGATGCTATAAACAATGATGTAGATAGCGGTGGCAACCCCATGCAGGTAGCGCATAAGGTATTTGCTATTATAAATAAGGCTAATCCAAAAGTACATTATAAGGTGGGAGATTTTATGCAGAAATTTTCTCTTTTACTAAAAAATATTCTTCCAGATAAAGTGTACGAGAAATTACTCATAAACCATTATAAATTGTAG
- a CDS encoding transaldolase gives MYKYSFCLLLLSLTACFSDDKDSPTIFAGEIINPTSQTVILYKDDVVVDSAQLDMHNRFSIKLKNLEEGLYNFRHAPQYQYVYLSKGDSLLVRLNTIYFDESLVFSGKGEEINNFLIEVFLNTEEEEKAVNSYFNLSPEIFSAKIDSLRETKISLLEELRKDIELTPKSIEMAKASIDYSAYINKEKYPFKHLKKNRDNLVTDISDEFYDYRDDLNFDDKDLTFYTPYYDYMKRHFDNVAFTHCSEDCSDGGRVIKDQLHFNQHKLKLIDSIVKEKKLRDNLFRNVAMTYFLKVHDNVENNKLFLENFHKLSNNNDHIAEIHSLYESVIKMQPNHELPLVNVIDSVGNSVSLTSLAEGKENVIFYFWTVNNPRHFENITRQVSKLEKIYPETKFIGISLSELDENWKSMIGTSGIGFKNQYRSEEDKKLRATLIIDGLNKAILVTDGIIVDAYKDMYAL, from the coding sequence ATGTATAAATATTCTTTTTGTCTCTTATTGTTGAGTTTAACTGCTTGTTTTTCAGATGATAAAGACTCCCCTACTATTTTTGCTGGAGAAATTATTAATCCTACGAGTCAAACTGTAATCTTATATAAAGATGATGTTGTTGTAGATTCTGCCCAGTTAGATATGCATAATAGATTTTCTATTAAGCTAAAAAATCTAGAAGAAGGCTTATATAATTTTAGACATGCTCCTCAATATCAATATGTATATTTATCTAAGGGAGACAGTTTATTAGTACGTTTAAATACCATATATTTTGATGAATCTTTAGTATTTTCGGGTAAAGGAGAAGAAATTAATAACTTTTTAATTGAAGTCTTTCTTAATACGGAAGAAGAAGAAAAAGCTGTGAACTCTTATTTTAATTTGAGTCCTGAAATTTTTTCTGCAAAAATAGATTCCCTTCGAGAGACTAAAATTTCACTTTTAGAAGAGTTACGTAAAGATATTGAATTAACCCCTAAGTCTATAGAAATGGCGAAAGCCAGTATAGATTATAGTGCTTATATTAATAAAGAAAAATATCCTTTTAAACACTTAAAAAAGAACAGAGACAATTTAGTAACAGATATTTCTGATGAATTTTATGACTATCGTGACGATTTAAATTTTGATGATAAGGATCTGACATTTTATACCCCTTATTATGATTATATGAAGCGTCATTTTGACAATGTTGCTTTTACACATTGTTCGGAAGATTGCTCTGATGGAGGAAGAGTTATAAAAGATCAATTACATTTTAATCAGCATAAATTAAAGTTAATAGACAGTATCGTTAAAGAGAAGAAATTAAGAGATAATTTATTTAGAAATGTTGCAATGACCTACTTCCTAAAGGTTCATGATAATGTGGAAAACAATAAGCTTTTTTTAGAAAATTTTCATAAACTATCTAATAACAATGATCATATAGCAGAAATACATAGCTTATATGAGAGTGTTATAAAAATGCAACCTAATCATGAATTGCCTCTTGTAAATGTTATTGATAGTGTTGGCAATTCTGTTTCATTAACTTCTTTGGCAGAAGGCAAAGAAAATGTAATCTTTTATTTCTGGACCGTTAATAATCCTAGGCATTTTGAAAATATTACCCGACAAGTATCTAAGCTTGAGAAAATTTATCCTGAAACTAAATTTATAGGAATTAGCCTTAGCGAATTAGATGAAAATTGGAAAAGTATGATTGGTACTTCAGGTATTGGTTTTAAAAATCAATACAGATCAGAAGAAGATAAAAAATTAAGAGCAACCTTAATTATTGATGGTCTTAATAAAGCTATTTTGGTTACAGACGGGATTATTGTAGACGCTTATAAAGATATGTATGCGCTGTAA